The following proteins are co-located in the Rhodococcus opacus B4 genome:
- a CDS encoding FAD-dependent oxidoreductase, translated as MRDPRYDILFEPVKIGPVTARNRFFQVPHCNGMGYRDPSGEAYMRRVKAEGGWAVVCTEQVEIHPTSDIGPFIELRLWDDQDLPALTRISEKIHEGGSLAGIELAHNGLNSPNLISRETPLGPQNLPVVSWNYDPVQAREMTKSDIADLRHWHKEAVRRSLKAEYDIVYVYAGHAIGGLHHFLSRRYNNRTDEYGGSLTNRVRLLREILEDSREVADGKAAVACRISVDELLGDEGITRSEIEDVIGLLGETPDLWDFVLGSWEDDSVTSRFGPEAEQEPYVRGLKQLTTKPVVGVGRFTSPDTMLHQVKSGILDFIGAARPSIADPFLPRKIEEGNLEDIRECIGCNICVSGDFTMSPIRCTQNPTMGEEFRRGWHPERIKVRSSESNVLVVGAGPAGLEAARALGQRGYNVSLAEASRQLGGRVTRESKLPGLSAWIRVVDYRQQQLRTLSNVDVFMESEMTADDVIDNDFHHVVVATGSSWRRDGVGRWHTHAVPVDEHADVLTPDDVMAGLRPAGNKVVLFDDDHYYLGAVVAELLAKEGFDVTLITPAAHVSQWTTNTMEVVRIRKRIIKAGVHVQVNRAATAVTPDGVRTVCAFTGDEQFVEADGVVLVTARLPHDGLFHDLQSRESEWAAADLRSVRGIGDAWAPSTIAAAVWSGHRYAEELEEPPAPGPVAFRREVTGLSIEPVRTLSVPPLVNAQN; from the coding sequence GTGCGTGATCCGCGATACGACATCCTGTTCGAACCGGTCAAGATCGGACCGGTCACCGCCCGCAACCGGTTCTTCCAGGTCCCCCACTGCAACGGCATGGGCTACCGGGACCCGTCCGGCGAGGCCTACATGCGCCGAGTCAAGGCCGAGGGCGGCTGGGCGGTCGTCTGCACCGAGCAGGTCGAGATCCACCCCACCTCGGACATCGGCCCGTTCATCGAACTGCGCCTGTGGGACGATCAGGACCTGCCCGCCCTCACCAGGATCTCCGAGAAGATCCACGAGGGCGGCTCCCTCGCAGGCATCGAACTCGCCCACAACGGCCTGAACAGCCCCAACCTGATCAGCCGCGAGACGCCGCTCGGCCCGCAGAACCTGCCCGTCGTCTCCTGGAACTACGACCCCGTCCAGGCCCGGGAGATGACCAAGTCGGACATCGCGGACCTCCGGCACTGGCACAAGGAGGCGGTGCGCCGGTCACTGAAGGCCGAATACGACATCGTCTACGTGTATGCCGGGCACGCGATCGGCGGCCTGCACCACTTCCTGTCCCGCCGCTACAACAACCGGACGGACGAGTACGGCGGCAGCCTGACCAACCGGGTGCGCCTGCTCCGCGAGATCCTCGAGGATTCACGCGAGGTCGCCGACGGCAAGGCCGCGGTCGCGTGCCGCATCTCCGTCGACGAACTCCTCGGCGACGAGGGAATCACCCGCAGCGAGATCGAGGACGTGATCGGCCTGCTCGGCGAGACCCCGGACCTGTGGGACTTCGTGCTCGGCAGCTGGGAGGACGACTCCGTCACCTCGCGGTTCGGACCCGAGGCGGAGCAGGAACCGTACGTTCGGGGACTGAAGCAGCTCACCACCAAACCCGTCGTCGGCGTCGGCCGCTTCACCTCGCCCGACACGATGCTGCACCAGGTGAAGAGCGGCATCCTCGACTTCATCGGGGCGGCCCGCCCGTCGATCGCCGACCCGTTCCTGCCCCGCAAGATCGAGGAAGGGAACCTCGAGGACATCCGGGAATGCATCGGCTGCAACATCTGCGTGTCCGGTGACTTCACGATGTCGCCGATCCGCTGCACGCAGAACCCGACGATGGGTGAGGAGTTCCGTCGCGGGTGGCACCCGGAGCGGATCAAGGTCCGCTCGAGTGAGTCGAACGTGCTCGTGGTCGGCGCGGGTCCGGCCGGACTCGAGGCGGCACGCGCCCTCGGGCAACGCGGCTACAACGTCAGCCTCGCCGAGGCGAGCCGGCAACTCGGTGGCCGGGTGACCCGTGAGTCGAAGCTGCCCGGGCTGTCCGCCTGGATCCGGGTGGTGGACTACCGGCAGCAGCAGCTCCGCACGCTGTCGAACGTCGACGTGTTCATGGAGAGCGAGATGACCGCCGACGACGTCATCGACAACGACTTCCACCACGTGGTCGTCGCCACCGGTTCCAGTTGGCGCCGCGACGGTGTCGGCCGGTGGCACACCCACGCCGTTCCCGTCGACGAGCACGCCGACGTCCTGACACCGGACGACGTGATGGCGGGGCTACGACCCGCGGGCAACAAGGTGGTGCTCTTCGACGACGACCACTACTACCTCGGGGCGGTCGTCGCCGAACTCCTGGCGAAGGAGGGATTCGACGTCACCCTGATCACGCCGGCCGCGCACGTGTCGCAGTGGACGACGAACACCATGGAGGTGGTCCGCATCCGCAAGCGAATCATCAAGGCCGGGGTGCACGTTCAGGTGAACCGCGCCGCCACGGCGGTCACGCCGGACGGTGTCCGCACCGTGTGCGCCTTCACCGGAGACGAACAGTTCGTCGAGGCGGACGGCGTCGTCCTCGTCACGGCCCGACTTCCGCACGACGGGTTGTTCCACGACCTGCAGTCGCGCGAATCCGAATGGGCCGCCGCCGACCTGCGCAGCGTCCGCGGCATCGGCGACGCGTGGGCGCCGTCCACCATCGCGGCGGCCGTCTGGTCCGGGCAT
- a CDS encoding TetR/AcrR family transcriptional regulator produces the protein MARPKRQGIRRSEMVSAATTAITKRGMTGLRIKDVAEEAGLSAGLVSYYYPSLEDLLVEVHEHAVDRFYRRRHDAVQDLADPVERLRTTVRLGIPDAADDPLCTVLYELHLHASRNGTHSALLSTLFDLEVSLYSTVLEIGRSQGVFTPSMPTEEIARTAVSLEDAYGLHIIARNRRIEPWTARNSVLRYLETVLSCSIAEFAAD, from the coding sequence ATGGCACGTCCGAAGCGGCAGGGAATCCGGCGAAGTGAGATGGTCTCGGCGGCCACCACCGCGATCACCAAGCGGGGCATGACCGGGCTGCGCATCAAGGACGTCGCGGAGGAGGCGGGCCTGTCGGCGGGTCTGGTCAGCTACTACTACCCGTCGCTCGAGGATCTGCTCGTCGAGGTGCACGAGCACGCAGTCGACCGGTTCTACCGGCGCAGGCACGACGCGGTGCAGGACCTCGCCGATCCGGTCGAGCGGCTGCGCACCACGGTGCGCCTGGGCATTCCCGATGCCGCCGACGACCCTTTGTGCACGGTCCTGTACGAACTGCATCTCCACGCGAGCCGCAACGGGACGCACTCCGCACTGCTGTCGACGCTGTTCGACCTGGAGGTGTCGCTGTACAGCACCGTGCTCGAGATAGGCCGGTCCCAGGGCGTGTTCACGCCCTCGATGCCCACCGAGGAGATCGCCCGCACGGCGGTGAGCCTCGAGGACGCCTACGGCCTCCACATCATCGCGCGGAACCGGCGCATCGAGCCGTGGACCGCACGGAACAGCGTCCTTCGCTATCTCGAGACCGTGCTGTCGTGCTCCATCGCCGAGTTCGCCGCGGACTAG